In the genome of Candidatus Cloacimonadota bacterium, the window ACGCGATTACTTAGCTTTTATCTCAGAAGAAGCTCGTGCCGACAAATGCACTCAATGCGGTGTTTGTTTGGCTAAATGCCCACAGCACATAGATATTCCGCATTGGATGAAAGAGATCGAAGAATTCTATGCCGATTGAGTATATAAAACCCTACTGTGTAATACCCAAATATATGAGAAATGGAGATCACAATTTATGGATAAAGATCATTACGCTCTAATCACTGATATCGGATCCACAACGACAAAAGCCGTTTTGATAGATATTGACGCTACCAACCTCGTTGCCATTGAACATGCCGATACAACAGTTGAAGCCCCATTCAACGATGTTAGAATTGGAGTATTCAACTCCATAAAAGCAATCGAACAGAAAAATGGAATAACGCTCTTGACCAACGATGCATCATCAAGTAGTATCCAATTCGTAGAAGGAATAAAGTACTACAGCACAAGCAGCGCTGGCGGCGGATTACAAATATTGGTAATTGGGCTTACCCTATTCGATAGTGCCAGCAGCGCAAAAAGAGCCGCTTACGGAGCAGGAGGCATTATTTTGGATGTGTTTGCCATAAACGACAATCGTAGCTCTATCGAACAAATGCTTGCTATGCGTAACCTCAGACCTGATATGATTCTACTCTCTGGAGGTACAGACGGTGGGGCAATTAGCTCTGTGCTACGCTTAGCCGAGATCTTACGCATTGCCAAGCCTATGCCAAAGTTTAGTACCAACGTAAAAATTCCAACTATCTTTGCTGGCAATAACTCAACCGTCGATTTGATAACAAGAATGATCTCAAACGATTTTGATTTACACATTTTACCTAATCTGCGTCCCAGCATGCAAACCGAGAATCTTAAGCCTACCCGTGATAAGATTCAGGAAATCTTTATGGAAAACGTTATGGAAAGAGCTCCGGGATATAGCAGTGTAAAGAAACTTGTGCATGCACCGATTTTACCCACTCCCAATGGAGTAATGAACACTTTAAAGCTTATGGACGAAACCGCATCCCAAAAAGCAATTCTCTTCGACATAGGGGGAGCTACTACAGATGTGTTTACTCATTTACACACACATTTCCAACGCACTGTAAGCGCAAATCTTGGTATGAGTTACAGTGCTTTAAATGTAATGAAAGAAAGTGGAATAGAATCCCTACTCAAGCTCTTGCCCCCAACAATTAGTGAAGAATGCGTACGAAACTATATTGGCAATAAAACCTTATACCCTACTCAAATTCCTCACGGATCCAAAGAACAACGTATTGAGCATGCTTTGGCCAAATGCGCAATTATGCAAGCTTACATTCAACATCAGGATATGCATTATAGCAAAGAAAAGGTCGGCTATCTAGACGCCCTTAAGGCTGCTGGCAAAGACAAATTTGAGGCAAAATTCAATTACATCGCCAATGAGGAATCATTCCATTTTTATCCCAGTGATATTGAATTGATTATAGGAGCAGGAGGCGTGTTTGCCAATGCCTCAAATTCATTACAATGCGCAGATATCTTAATCTCTGGATTCAAACCT includes:
- a CDS encoding 4Fe-4S dicluster domain-containing protein; this translates as KAYLSRIPYLCSECRYCLPCPHNVSIPNVLGNYAEALMFGNKDAQKRDYLAFISEEARADKCTQCGVCLAKCPQHIDIPHWMKEIEEFYAD